One genomic window of Kosmotoga olearia TBF 19.5.1 includes the following:
- a CDS encoding carbohydrate ABC transporter permease, whose protein sequence is MKKISTKRLAKFLFSYTILILLAVFFAFPFFWVLSTSLKTAVDVFSWPPKWIPNPPTLENYQMVLKKLPILRYFLNTLIITGMGILFNVVLAALAAYPLARLNFKGRNLIFAIILLPMMIPMQGGLIVNFITIIKLHLYDTFLAVVLPGAVSIFGIFLMRQHYQSVPKELEDAARIDGCNEFQLWWKIMLPMVRPAITALAIFSFAAYWNAFLWPLIVLQDSNKYPLQVGLSYLSSTFEGNFRQISAGIIIAAVPILVFFFFTQRFFIEGYQGALKQ, encoded by the coding sequence ATGAAGAAAATAAGTACAAAAAGATTAGCAAAGTTTTTATTCTCCTACACAATTCTGATTTTACTTGCTGTGTTTTTTGCTTTTCCATTCTTCTGGGTGCTTTCAACCTCTCTAAAAACAGCTGTGGATGTATTCAGCTGGCCGCCCAAATGGATACCCAACCCACCAACTCTGGAGAATTATCAAATGGTTCTCAAAAAACTGCCTATACTCAGGTATTTCCTAAACACATTGATAATAACGGGAATGGGTATTCTGTTTAACGTTGTTCTTGCTGCATTAGCCGCTTATCCGCTAGCGAGGTTGAATTTTAAGGGTAGAAACCTTATATTTGCAATAATACTTTTGCCAATGATGATCCCCATGCAAGGGGGGCTTATAGTCAATTTTATTACTATAATCAAATTACATCTATACGATACTTTTCTGGCAGTTGTGTTGCCTGGAGCGGTCTCAATCTTCGGGATTTTCTTAATGAGACAGCATTACCAGTCCGTCCCCAAGGAGCTAGAGGATGCTGCAAGAATCGATGGTTGCAATGAATTTCAGCTATGGTGGAAAATCATGCTCCCCATGGTCAGACCTGCCATCACCGCACTTGCAATATTCTCATTTGCAGCTTATTGGAATGCATTCCTCTGGCCATTAATCGTTTTGCAAGACTCCAACAAATATCCTTTGCAAGTGGGCCTATCCTATCTTAGTAGCACCTTCGAAGGAAACTTCAGACAAATATCCGCAGGTATTATTATCGCAGCAGTGCCCATTTTGGTTTTCTTTTTCTTCACCCAGAGGTTCTTTATTGAAGGTTACCAGGGTGCTTTAAAACAATGA
- a CDS encoding carbohydrate ABC transporter permease — MRTVAFIVGILTCISLFALIIGYVPITPVQWSKFSESVSSGELWGAIFIAAAFWSSIFGIITIFLFRISSGVLMIVSSLLLVLGTVIAGKYLEFNPFYLYLIAILLLITGFLTIISNMNKRQAQTYIIAYSFLFLPLLLMGIFTFYPLIKGVVLSFAEYNMLTGRTKWIGLENYREIFQDKYFFISLRNTFKYLIVVPPIQFFSIVLAVLVNQKLPGIKLFRTLFYIPVITGAVIVSLTWRWIYAEDGLLNYILMNLHVIKEPVLWLTDRGVALWAAMFVTFWRGLGYYMVIYLAGLQNIPNELYEAAALDGATGKKKFFYITLPLLRPSILLCSVLSTMAAFRVFEEIFLLTRGAADTSTLAYEIYDRAFVRYNFGESAAIAIVLSMMIAVFTVINFKFFGAGREKT, encoded by the coding sequence GTGAGGACAGTTGCTTTTATCGTAGGAATTTTGACCTGTATTTCTCTTTTTGCTCTAATAATTGGTTATGTACCTATTACCCCTGTCCAGTGGAGCAAATTTTCGGAAAGTGTTTCAAGCGGTGAATTATGGGGGGCAATATTTATTGCCGCTGCTTTTTGGAGCAGTATTTTTGGAATAATCACAATATTCCTTTTTAGAATATCAAGCGGGGTCTTGATGATTGTTTCTTCGCTGTTGTTGGTTCTGGGAACTGTAATTGCTGGTAAATATCTAGAATTCAACCCTTTTTATTTGTATCTTATCGCTATCTTACTTCTTATAACAGGTTTTCTCACCATCATATCTAATATGAACAAACGCCAGGCTCAAACATACATAATCGCTTATAGCTTTCTTTTCTTACCGCTTCTGTTAATGGGGATATTTACTTTTTATCCTCTAATCAAAGGAGTAGTATTATCATTTGCGGAATATAATATGTTAACAGGTAGAACAAAATGGATAGGTCTTGAAAACTATAGGGAAATCTTTCAGGATAAATATTTCTTCATTTCACTAAGGAACACTTTCAAATATTTGATTGTAGTCCCTCCCATACAGTTCTTCTCAATTGTTCTTGCTGTTCTTGTTAATCAAAAGCTTCCCGGTATAAAGCTTTTTAGAACTCTTTTCTACATACCTGTTATAACAGGTGCGGTTATCGTATCTCTGACATGGAGATGGATATACGCTGAAGATGGTCTTTTGAACTATATATTGATGAATTTGCATGTAATAAAGGAACCGGTCCTTTGGCTGACAGATAGAGGTGTAGCTCTTTGGGCAGCAATGTTCGTAACCTTCTGGCGAGGCCTTGGGTATTATATGGTCATTTACCTTGCAGGGTTGCAGAATATTCCTAACGAACTATATGAAGCAGCAGCCCTCGATGGTGCCACAGGAAAAAAGAAATTCTTTTACATCACGTTGCCCCTATTGCGACCGTCTATACTCTTGTGTTCAGTTCTTTCAACTATGGCTGCTTTCCGTGTGTTTGAAGAGATATTCCTCCTGACCAGGGGAGCAGCTGATACATCAACTCTGGCCTATGAAATATACGACAGAGCTTTTGTGAGATACAACTTTGGTGAATCAGCGGCAATAGCTATTGTGCTCTCAATGATGATCGCCGTGTTTACGGTGATTAACTTCAAATTCTTCGGCGCAGGGAGAGAAAAAACATGA
- a CDS encoding ABC transporter substrate-binding protein produces the protein MKKWLVLVCVVMLTTFIMAKNVTIEVWTLSLSPTFDDYLNAVVESFEKANPGIKVNLVDIPYGAALQKLQAAIAAGKAPDAVNLNTPWTIDLAAMEALQPIDNYVTEVEKYLYWEKLWNATVIDGKSYAVPWYGSPMVLIYNRQIFDEAGLDPDNPPETFEEMLEVSRIIRERTGVYGFEPNINGYMDLIAEGVPMVTPDGKKAAFNTPKAIEKLKWYQTLYNEELIPRSLGGYIAGKQDYSAGKIAMYPVGITMLKHIQVNSPSIFAVTDVAPHPIGDGKILKNSIMNFSIPVNAKHPREAVKFVLWMTSPYWQIQFGRYATILPSTKISYDSDIWFIENAETDLLIKAQVMAAKASGYAADISRIPGLDPEKHGEFTRILNDYFVKAIKGEYTAEEALAKAEEEINKLLKK, from the coding sequence ATGAAAAAATGGTTAGTGCTTGTGTGTGTGGTGATGCTTACCACTTTCATAATGGCAAAGAATGTGACCATCGAAGTTTGGACCCTCTCATTGAGCCCAACCTTTGACGACTATCTTAATGCTGTCGTTGAAAGTTTTGAAAAAGCAAATCCTGGCATCAAGGTTAACCTTGTAGACATACCTTATGGTGCAGCACTCCAAAAATTGCAAGCTGCTATTGCCGCTGGAAAGGCTCCAGACGCTGTTAATTTAAATACCCCCTGGACAATAGACCTGGCAGCTATGGAAGCTCTTCAACCAATCGATAATTACGTTACGGAAGTTGAAAAGTACCTTTATTGGGAAAAATTGTGGAATGCTACAGTGATTGATGGAAAGTCTTATGCCGTTCCGTGGTACGGCAGTCCTATGGTTCTGATATACAACAGGCAGATTTTCGACGAAGCAGGTCTTGATCCCGATAATCCACCAGAAACTTTTGAAGAAATGCTTGAGGTATCGAGAATAATCAGAGAAAGAACTGGTGTATACGGATTTGAACCTAACATCAATGGATATATGGATTTAATTGCAGAAGGAGTACCAATGGTTACCCCGGATGGCAAGAAAGCTGCATTTAATACCCCTAAAGCAATTGAAAAACTCAAATGGTATCAAACTCTTTACAATGAGGAACTCATACCCAGATCACTTGGTGGCTACATCGCTGGTAAGCAAGACTATTCCGCTGGTAAGATTGCCATGTATCCTGTTGGAATAACAATGCTGAAGCATATCCAGGTAAACAGTCCAAGTATTTTTGCGGTTACCGATGTTGCACCACATCCGATAGGAGACGGAAAAATCTTGAAGAATTCTATCATGAATTTCTCTATTCCAGTTAATGCCAAGCATCCAAGAGAAGCTGTTAAGTTTGTACTGTGGATGACTTCGCCCTATTGGCAGATTCAATTCGGTCGATATGCGACCATACTTCCCTCAACCAAGATCAGCTACGATTCTGACATATGGTTCATTGAAAATGCTGAAACTGATCTACTCATCAAGGCTCAGGTTATGGCCGCTAAAGCTTCCGGTTATGCCGCTGATATAAGCAGAATACCTGGGCTTGACCCAGAAAAACATGGCGAATTCACCAGAATACTGAACGATTACTTCGTGAAGGCTATTAAAGGAGAGTATACAGCCGAAGAAGCTCTTGCAAAAGCTGAAGAAGAAATCAACAAGCTCCTTAAAAAGTAG
- a CDS encoding FAD-dependent oxidoreductase translates to MKLERDVVIVGGGIAGVHAAIACGRAGLKTTLIEHGSTIGGLSTMGLVNPFMRYWLGSEKLIDGIFGELLDRLKEENGLLINSFDSEIMKACMLSMLKEANVEVVFNTIPIEVKTIESILKSVRFFTSLGTSFEMEARYFVDSTGDGSLGFLAGAEYFSGDSNGINQAMTVMFTMSGVDFSKVIEDIRNNPSNFFSWVSPKQTIISVAGYFDEIEQAKKDGLEKLQDYFFFIQLPGESRVTVNTTHVYDLSTTNPFDVSLAMVDCTEQAMVLKKFANRYIKGFEKARIEKIADVVGVRESRRIKGLYEFSGVDVMSHRKFEDGVVKACYGIDIHNSPDVDDNEKTFIPAYKDYYEIPLRSLISANFENLGIAGRCFSSDFAGHSAARIMPTCAGMGQAIGAAISLAYKKSLPLKDVNAKNVKTVLKTISNRSFPNYP, encoded by the coding sequence ATGAAGTTAGAAAGAGATGTTGTAATTGTCGGTGGAGGAATCGCCGGCGTACATGCAGCGATAGCATGTGGAAGAGCTGGTTTGAAAACGACATTAATTGAGCATGGTTCTACTATTGGTGGCCTTTCTACCATGGGTCTAGTAAATCCTTTCATGAGATATTGGCTCGGCTCCGAAAAACTTATTGATGGTATTTTTGGCGAACTTCTCGATAGACTAAAGGAAGAAAATGGGCTTTTAATAAACTCTTTTGATTCTGAAATAATGAAAGCTTGTATGCTAAGCATGCTTAAAGAAGCAAATGTAGAAGTGGTTTTCAACACAATTCCTATTGAAGTCAAAACAATAGAGTCAATTTTGAAAAGTGTGCGTTTTTTCACTTCTCTTGGAACATCTTTCGAAATGGAAGCAAGATACTTTGTTGATTCTACGGGAGACGGCTCTCTAGGATTTCTTGCGGGTGCAGAGTATTTTAGCGGTGATTCAAATGGTATAAATCAGGCAATGACCGTTATGTTCACAATGTCCGGTGTTGATTTTTCGAAAGTAATCGAAGATATAAGAAATAACCCTTCGAATTTCTTCAGCTGGGTTTCGCCAAAACAAACTATTATCTCTGTTGCCGGTTATTTTGACGAAATAGAACAAGCAAAAAAGGATGGCCTGGAAAAGCTTCAGGATTATTTCTTCTTTATCCAGCTTCCAGGCGAAAGCAGGGTAACTGTAAATACCACTCATGTATATGATTTATCGACAACCAATCCCTTCGATGTTTCACTTGCAATGGTAGACTGCACCGAACAGGCTATGGTTCTAAAAAAGTTCGCTAACAGATACATTAAGGGGTTTGAAAAAGCAAGGATAGAGAAAATAGCTGACGTTGTTGGCGTTCGAGAAAGCAGAAGAATCAAAGGACTATATGAATTCTCAGGGGTTGATGTTATGTCACATAGAAAATTTGAAGATGGGGTAGTGAAAGCTTGCTACGGCATAGACATTCACAATTCTCCCGATGTTGATGATAATGAAAAAACATTTATTCCAGCATACAAAGATTACTATGAAATTCCTCTCAGGTCATTGATAAGTGCAAATTTTGAAAATCTGGGCATAGCTGGAAGATGTTTTTCTTCTGACTTTGCCGGCCACAGTGCCGCAAGGATAATGCCAACCTGTGCGGGAATGGGACAAGCAATAGGTGCTGCAATTTCTTTAGCATATAAAAAATCATTACCACTTAAAGACGTGAACGCAAAAAACGTCAAAACAGTACTTAAGACTATCAGTAATAGATCTTTTCCAAACTACCCCTGA
- a CDS encoding N-acetylmannosamine-6-phosphate 2-epimerase codes for MKTELLEKLKSGLIVSCQAFEGEPLYGDGIMVRMANAAVIGGAKAIRTNGVKDIKQIKEALDVPVIGIIKKHIEGYSVYITPTSKEALEVLEAGADIVALDCTKRPRPEPLKDIFENIRSNYPNALIMADIATVEDAEFVSQLSPDFLATTLSGYTKETRNRPKPDIELVKILAERFSIPVIAEGNYWEPSQVLEAMKAGAFAVTIGSAITRPHLVTARFNKFIQNWTKNKGLSEVQRK; via the coding sequence TTGAAGACAGAATTACTTGAAAAATTAAAAAGTGGATTGATAGTTTCATGCCAGGCCTTTGAAGGTGAACCTCTTTACGGGGATGGCATCATGGTTCGAATGGCCAACGCCGCTGTAATAGGCGGAGCAAAGGCCATAAGAACGAATGGAGTTAAAGACATTAAACAAATAAAAGAAGCTCTGGATGTCCCTGTAATAGGGATTATAAAGAAACATATAGAGGGTTATTCGGTTTACATTACCCCCACTTCCAAAGAAGCACTCGAGGTCCTTGAAGCAGGCGCTGATATAGTAGCCCTTGACTGCACAAAAAGGCCGAGGCCTGAGCCCTTAAAGGATATTTTCGAAAATATAAGAAGTAATTATCCAAACGCGTTGATCATGGCTGACATAGCAACTGTCGAAGATGCTGAATTTGTAAGCCAATTATCACCGGATTTTCTTGCCACAACACTATCTGGTTATACCAAGGAAACGCGTAATAGGCCTAAACCTGATATTGAGTTAGTCAAGATTCTGGCAGAACGATTCAGTATCCCTGTTATAGCTGAAGGTAATTATTGGGAACCCTCACAGGTGTTAGAGGCAATGAAAGCCGGAGCTTTTGCCGTTACCATTGGCAGCGCTATAACCCGACCACATTTGGTTACTGCTAGATTCAATAAATTTATTCAGAATTGGACTAAGAATAAGGGATTGTCGGAGGTTCAAAGAAAATGA
- a CDS encoding MurR/RpiR family transcriptional regulator → MQGKENVLLTIETLKDSFTKTEKKIATFVVKNPQKVVYMSLTEVSDILKVSEGSIVRFCQKLGYTGFHPFKIALAVSENQESFSSSEFDFNSRDLSSLKNYVAQRHIDVIKNTSEFISEEILEACVEKILTARTILISGVGASGNTAHDAFYKFMRIGLNCKTSHDAHIQAMIASELREGDVLLAISQSGSTLEIVDIADIARKGGATVIAITGYARSPLARFAHHVLLTPTRESPFESGALRSKIAQLYVLELLFTAVFHRMEEKGRKFIERTADSVAKWIY, encoded by the coding sequence ATGCAGGGAAAAGAAAATGTTCTTCTGACAATAGAAACGCTGAAAGATTCCTTTACAAAAACAGAGAAAAAGATAGCCACATTTGTCGTAAAAAATCCACAGAAAGTGGTTTACATGTCCCTTACGGAAGTATCAGATATTCTTAAAGTTAGTGAGGGATCGATAGTCAGATTTTGTCAAAAACTTGGTTATACGGGCTTTCATCCTTTTAAGATTGCTTTGGCGGTTTCTGAAAATCAAGAGAGCTTTTCGTCTTCTGAGTTTGATTTTAATTCCAGAGATCTTTCCAGTCTCAAAAATTATGTGGCCCAGAGGCACATAGATGTTATTAAAAATACCAGTGAATTCATCTCAGAAGAAATACTGGAAGCCTGTGTAGAAAAGATCTTAACTGCCAGAACCATATTAATTTCTGGTGTGGGAGCTTCTGGAAACACAGCGCATGATGCCTTTTACAAATTCATGAGGATTGGTCTCAATTGTAAGACATCGCATGATGCTCATATACAGGCAATGATTGCATCTGAGTTGAGAGAAGGCGATGTTTTGCTGGCTATATCTCAAAGTGGCAGTACACTCGAGATTGTGGACATAGCAGACATAGCCAGAAAAGGTGGTGCAACCGTGATTGCCATAACAGGATATGCCAGATCACCTTTAGCGCGGTTTGCTCATCATGTTCTCCTGACGCCAACCCGTGAGTCACCGTTTGAAAGTGGTGCTTTGCGATCGAAAATAGCACAACTCTATGTTCTTGAACTATTATTTACTGCGGTTTTCCATAGAATGGAAGAAAAAGGTAGAAAATTTATAGAAAGAACAGCTGATTCGGTGGCAAAGTGGATATATTAA
- a CDS encoding SIS domain-containing protein encodes MENVTLSEIKRTPELLKQVESVPFKLEKGKRYLFVGCGSSYNLGYIAAEMLNKNGYEADVVTGGKIVALGDFPEADVAFFISRTGESTETVLAAKALKKRGIYTISIVCAKDAELSKTCEENIELPFADEESVVMTGSFSTILYMILRGIKRYSIDGIEGFLGKSFEYVDRLELKKFSHFVFLGFDELYGLAKESALKVQEMALQWVEFHEPLDYRHGPKATLTEKTLVVMYSKDTAYEVELAKELKQMGAGVVYIGKEGDIEIPYQDGFETPVRILPVQYLAYKKAVSLGLNPDKPKNLTKSVKL; translated from the coding sequence ATGGAAAACGTTACTTTGAGCGAAATAAAGAGAACTCCGGAGCTCTTGAAGCAGGTTGAATCTGTTCCTTTCAAACTTGAAAAAGGAAAGCGTTATCTTTTTGTTGGTTGCGGCTCTTCATATAATCTCGGATACATAGCGGCGGAAATGCTTAACAAAAACGGTTATGAGGCAGATGTTGTGACCGGGGGAAAGATAGTTGCTTTAGGAGATTTTCCAGAAGCGGATGTTGCGTTTTTTATATCTCGTACAGGGGAGTCTACCGAGACAGTGCTTGCTGCAAAAGCGTTAAAAAAGAGGGGAATATACACGATCAGCATTGTTTGTGCGAAGGATGCGGAGCTTTCAAAGACCTGTGAGGAAAACATAGAGCTGCCCTTCGCAGACGAAGAAAGTGTCGTCATGACAGGGTCATTTTCAACGATTCTTTACATGATTTTGCGCGGAATTAAGAGATACTCCATTGATGGGATAGAAGGGTTCCTGGGAAAGTCCTTTGAATATGTTGATAGGTTGGAGCTGAAAAAATTCAGTCATTTTGTATTTTTGGGATTTGACGAACTTTATGGGCTCGCTAAAGAAAGCGCCCTTAAGGTTCAAGAGATGGCCCTTCAATGGGTGGAGTTCCACGAACCTTTGGATTACAGACACGGTCCAAAGGCCACGCTTACTGAAAAGACACTTGTTGTTATGTATTCTAAAGACACCGCGTACGAGGTCGAACTTGCTAAAGAACTCAAGCAGATGGGAGCAGGCGTGGTTTATATTGGTAAAGAAGGTGATATAGAGATTCCATATCAAGACGGGTTTGAAACGCCGGTAAGGATATTGCCAGTACAATATCTTGCGTATAAGAAAGCAGTTTCTCTTGGCTTGAATCCGGACAAGCCAAAAAATCTTACAAAATCGGTGAAGTTGTAA
- a CDS encoding GNAT family N-acetyltransferase: MILKGEKVVLRPLEVEDARTIVPLINDAELRQYLLQVFPINKFMEENWIKNHSSSSNEVNLAITTDDELIGVTGYMNIDWVNRCAEFGIGIFNKKYWGKGYGTETTKLMLEYAFRKLNLNRVYLRVFDYNERAIRAYEKCGFVLEGRQRQAVFSNGRYHDVLMMSILAEEYFKP; encoded by the coding sequence ATGATATTAAAGGGCGAGAAAGTCGTACTCAGACCTTTGGAGGTAGAAGACGCTCGAACAATTGTGCCACTAATAAACGACGCGGAACTCAGACAGTACCTGTTACAGGTTTTCCCGATAAACAAGTTCATGGAAGAGAACTGGATAAAAAACCATTCGTCATCCTCAAACGAAGTCAACCTTGCGATAACTACCGATGACGAATTAATAGGTGTTACTGGATACATGAATATAGATTGGGTGAACAGGTGCGCTGAATTTGGCATAGGCATATTCAACAAAAAATACTGGGGGAAAGGATACGGGACAGAGACTACAAAGCTCATGTTGGAGTATGCCTTTCGTAAACTTAATCTGAACAGAGTATATCTCCGGGTTTTCGATTACAATGAACGTGCAATCCGGGCGTACGAAAAATGCGGTTTTGTTTTAGAAGGGAGACAGAGACAGGCCGTTTTTTCGAATGGGAGATACCACGACGTCCTCATGATGAGTATTCTTGCTGAAGAATACTTCAAACCCTGA
- a CDS encoding MFS transporter has translation MVKRNLVVYPLYRFFINMLIIGPILVPFMLFKGLSYSQIMLLQSIAAISVFVFEVPTGAIADKFSRKISLFLSGVFAAIATLLYILFRNFYVFALAEVLFGLGLTLASGADSALLFESLKKIGKKEEYQRREGNAASYIFIGQGVGAVLSGFLYKYNHFLPFWISFVNLLTASLIALAFVEVEREKSEHKYTAHILKSFGIAFKTPRILWAVCFAALMGFIVRVGYWMYQPYFAQVDLDIAWYGIVFFFFNMVAAFSSHFLVRRYSDERPRRVLLGLSTLMALSFILPIIFVAKWAIALLALQQIVRGLYRPTMNFYINHQIQDKYRATVISTVSLVSNLSFAILSPVVGIMLDEKGTIPSYLFVGIVAASGTLALYLLRKKQKAIKVNS, from the coding sequence TTGGTTAAAAGAAATCTTGTTGTTTATCCTCTTTACAGGTTTTTCATAAATATGCTTATAATAGGGCCAATATTGGTTCCCTTTATGCTCTTCAAGGGATTGAGCTACTCTCAAATTATGCTGCTTCAGTCCATAGCAGCTATATCGGTATTTGTATTTGAAGTGCCTACTGGTGCCATTGCGGATAAATTTTCAAGGAAAATTTCTCTTTTCCTTTCAGGGGTATTTGCGGCCATCGCGACACTACTCTATATACTTTTCAGAAATTTTTATGTTTTTGCCCTGGCGGAAGTATTGTTCGGGCTTGGTTTGACACTGGCCAGTGGAGCTGATTCAGCTCTTTTGTTTGAGAGCTTGAAGAAGATTGGGAAAAAAGAAGAATATCAACGCAGGGAAGGTAACGCCGCATCGTATATCTTCATTGGGCAAGGAGTGGGCGCTGTTCTAAGCGGGTTCCTTTACAAATACAATCATTTTCTCCCGTTCTGGATTAGCTTTGTAAACCTTTTGACGGCATCCCTGATAGCTCTGGCATTTGTTGAGGTGGAGCGCGAGAAAAGTGAACACAAATATACCGCTCACATCCTAAAAAGCTTTGGTATAGCCTTCAAAACCCCGCGTATATTATGGGCTGTGTGTTTTGCCGCGTTGATGGGTTTCATTGTAAGAGTTGGTTACTGGATGTACCAACCCTATTTTGCACAGGTGGATCTGGATATCGCATGGTATGGGATAGTTTTCTTCTTTTTCAATATGGTTGCAGCTTTCAGCTCTCACTTTCTTGTTAGGCGTTATTCGGATGAAAGACCCAGACGGGTGTTACTCGGCCTGAGCACCCTTATGGCGCTGAGCTTCATTTTGCCCATTATATTTGTGGCAAAATGGGCGATAGCTTTACTGGCGCTTCAGCAGATTGTTAGAGGATTGTACAGACCAACGATGAACTTCTATATAAACCACCAGATCCAGGACAAATACAGGGCAACGGTGATATCCACAGTGAGCCTTGTTTCAAACCTTAGTTTCGCAATTCTTTCGCCCGTTGTTGGGATTATGCTGGATGAAAAGGGAACGATACCAAGTTATCTGTTTGTTGGAATTGTTGCTGCTTCAGGAACGCTAGCATTGTACTTGTTGCGGAAAAAACAAAAAGCTATAAAAGTCAATTCATAG
- a CDS encoding HAD-IA family hydrolase: MFKNTIWDFDGTLCDTYPSIVRSMKEALEGFGYEVAEEEILWNVKKTLGYALEYYAEKFGLGEALEKKFVELSKKASPTERPLYDYTKEICELIIDRGGMNFIVTHRDLESTLKVTDYYGITELFTEIVTRDHGFARKPDPEAFNYIVEKYNLRKEETLAIGDRALDIIAAKKCGVKTCYFNEFGVSIDIVPDIEITSFKELYELIKNEGKGK; this comes from the coding sequence ATGTTCAAAAATACGATTTGGGATTTTGACGGTACTTTATGCGATACCTATCCTTCCATTGTTAGATCAATGAAGGAAGCATTGGAAGGTTTCGGCTATGAGGTTGCCGAAGAAGAGATTCTCTGGAATGTTAAGAAAACTCTTGGTTACGCTCTTGAGTATTACGCGGAGAAATTTGGACTGGGTGAAGCTCTGGAGAAAAAATTCGTGGAGCTTTCAAAGAAAGCTTCACCAACAGAGCGCCCACTGTATGATTACACCAAAGAGATTTGCGAACTCATCATCGATCGTGGTGGCATGAACTTCATCGTAACGCATCGGGATCTGGAATCTACCCTTAAGGTTACGGACTACTATGGGATAACGGAACTTTTTACGGAGATCGTGACCAGAGATCATGGTTTTGCGAGAAAACCAGATCCCGAGGCTTTCAATTACATTGTTGAAAAATACAATCTCAGAAAAGAAGAAACCCTGGCAATCGGTGATCGTGCTCTCGACATCATCGCTGCTAAAAAGTGCGGAGTCAAAACCTGCTATTTCAACGAATTTGGTGTTTCAATCGACATTGTGCCGGATATCGAAATTACGTCTTTCAAAGAGCTGTATGAGCTCATTAAAAACGAAGGAAAGGGGAAATGA